In Natronoarchaeum philippinense, a single window of DNA contains:
- a CDS encoding class I SAM-dependent methyltransferase — protein MREFSADYLSETREGMWDDSREALAPLDLDRWDSVLDVGCGTGELSAVLSEETGGEVVGVDADPSLLDVAGERVPTAAGDATRLPFADDSFDLVVCQALLINLPDPAAAVREFARVARHRVAAVEPDNGAVTVESSVDAESGLADRARRAYLDGVGTDVTLGGAGTRAAFEDAGIEDSTTRRYDHVQSVEPPYSERDIDAAKRKATGEGLADDLPTMLAGDLTEAEYDDLRSRWREMGREVVGQMADGEYRRRETVPFFVTVGSVEQSG, from the coding sequence GTGCGCGAGTTCTCGGCAGACTACCTCAGCGAAACCCGGGAGGGGATGTGGGACGACTCCCGAGAGGCGCTGGCACCGCTCGATCTCGACCGCTGGGACTCGGTGCTCGACGTTGGCTGTGGAACCGGCGAACTCTCGGCGGTGCTGTCCGAGGAGACCGGCGGCGAGGTGGTCGGCGTCGACGCCGATCCGTCGCTGCTCGACGTGGCCGGCGAGCGCGTCCCGACGGCGGCCGGCGACGCGACGCGGCTTCCGTTCGCCGATGATTCGTTCGATCTGGTGGTCTGTCAGGCCCTGCTGATCAACCTGCCCGATCCCGCCGCCGCAGTCCGGGAGTTCGCCCGCGTCGCCCGCCACCGCGTCGCGGCGGTCGAACCGGACAACGGCGCCGTCACCGTCGAATCCAGCGTCGACGCCGAATCCGGACTGGCCGACCGAGCGCGGCGGGCCTACCTCGACGGCGTCGGCACCGACGTGACTCTGGGCGGCGCCGGCACCCGCGCGGCGTTCGAGGACGCCGGAATCGAGGACTCGACGACGCGCCGGTACGACCACGTACAGTCCGTCGAGCCGCCCTACTCCGAGCGCGACATCGACGCCGCCAAGCGCAAGGCCACGGGCGAGGGGCTGGCCGACGATCTCCCGACGATGCTGGCTGGGGATCTCACCGAGGCAGAGTACGACGACCTTCGGAGCCGGTGGCGCGAGATGGGCCGCGAGGTCGTCGGGCAGATGGCCGACGGCGAGTACCGCCGCCGCGAGACGGTTCCCTTTTTCGTCACTGTTGGGTCGGTCGAGCAATCGGGCTGA
- a CDS encoding P-loop NTPase — MTGTVYAILGGKDDVGATATAVALGTSLAEQARRVAVIDADFAGDGVGATLGLGDADATLGDVVGGDADLDDALVETAHGLQVLPGDDAVPHPTDVRSHALVRAADRVRERFDIVLVDLGTTAGTAAAFALERVDGVVLTTTPANDAIAAVADAATVARYHGADVLGTAFTKVPDGTEIDHRAAADALDSDVLALVPEDGAVRESADAGTSLLRHDPDSPAAMVYWQLAERLAAGDFDGEPVAYEQPGASDATDPGVADETGANGSDSTARQDAAAESASESAEQTVGSGTDESPDSEPSETPVDEESPATAAAADEDAGEEPVAAVAPDGVAEEEPTTGDDDGDETPDDADGDDAGDDTAPDGIDSDGTADDATAATAEADNTTANEFSWDDGSASSSDDGDGSPAESNLQGSEEGAEAADSEHVDDGRRPDGTDQENEHTGDNDPTQAEDAAEEQTDDDEMEAAFKATMDKVREQREEESDDKEDTDDEDDSGGMFGIGG, encoded by the coding sequence ATGACCGGAACCGTCTACGCGATTCTCGGGGGGAAAGACGACGTGGGGGCGACCGCGACGGCCGTCGCGCTGGGAACCTCGCTGGCCGAGCAAGCTCGTCGCGTCGCCGTGATCGACGCCGACTTTGCAGGTGACGGCGTCGGTGCGACGCTCGGCCTCGGTGACGCCGACGCGACGCTGGGGGACGTGGTCGGCGGCGACGCCGACCTCGACGACGCGCTGGTCGAGACGGCCCACGGCCTGCAGGTGCTGCCCGGTGACGACGCCGTGCCGCACCCGACCGACGTTCGCTCGCACGCGCTCGTCCGGGCGGCTGACCGCGTCCGCGAGCGCTTCGATATCGTGCTGGTCGATTTGGGTACCACCGCGGGCACCGCCGCCGCGTTCGCACTCGAACGGGTCGACGGCGTGGTGCTCACCACCACTCCCGCGAACGACGCCATCGCCGCGGTCGCCGACGCCGCGACGGTCGCGCGCTATCACGGCGCCGACGTGCTCGGGACGGCGTTCACGAAGGTCCCCGACGGCACCGAGATCGACCACCGAGCGGCGGCCGACGCGCTCGACTCGGACGTGCTCGCGCTCGTGCCAGAGGACGGCGCCGTGCGCGAGAGCGCCGACGCTGGCACCTCCTTGCTCCGTCACGATCCCGATAGTCCGGCGGCGATGGTGTACTGGCAGCTTGCGGAGCGACTCGCCGCCGGCGACTTCGACGGCGAGCCGGTCGCCTACGAGCAACCGGGCGCATCCGACGCGACGGACCCCGGCGTGGCCGACGAGACTGGCGCCAACGGCTCCGATTCGACCGCCCGGCAGGACGCCGCGGCGGAATCGGCGTCCGAGAGCGCCGAGCAAACTGTCGGTAGTGGGACTGACGAGAGTCCGGATTCGGAGCCAAGCGAGACGCCGGTCGACGAGGAGTCCCCCGCCACGGCGGCCGCGGCAGACGAGGACGCCGGCGAGGAGCCGGTCGCTGCTGTGGCGCCGGACGGCGTCGCCGAAGAAGAGCCTACGACGGGTGACGACGACGGCGACGAGACGCCAGATGACGCCGATGGTGACGACGCCGGCGACGACACAGCGCCCGACGGTATCGACTCCGACGGAACAGCTGACGACGCCACGGCGGCGACGGCCGAAGCAGACAACACGACAGCAAACGAGTTCTCGTGGGACGACGGGTCGGCGTCGAGCAGCGACGACGGCGACGGATCCCCAGCCGAGAGCAACCTACAGGGGAGCGAGGAGGGCGCTGAGGCTGCCGATTCCGAGCACGTAGACGACGGTCGGCGTCCTGACGGGACCGATCAAGAAAACGAACACACCGGTGATAACGACCCGACGCAGGCCGAGGACGCCGCCGAGGAACAGACCGACGACGATGAGATGGAAGCCGCGTTCAAGGCGACGATGGACAAGGTGCGCGAGCAGCGCGAGGAGGAGTCGGACGACAAAGAGGACACCGACGACGAGGACGACAGCGGCGGCATGTTCGGCATCGGCGGCTGA
- a CDS encoding DUF7095 family protein, translated as MDRSEALDRAAEIVDAVENEQMPVPVREVWVYGDVALGLDPIDRLDVYLAKDVLFGGDADRSEEFVDSHGIEGVGKSVRAEWAEEHPEHLRANANGHAAPEKCLAAHLLDDGEPIHLEVCNASFDDNVTRRLEGAKAREDWEKLLDPRAACLWAEGTRSDEAMRKLRESELPFPTLSESLEMLGLDEDDAEDAAQTLHEWRAEQEGATVRGDVV; from the coding sequence ATGGACAGGAGCGAGGCGTTAGACCGCGCCGCCGAGATCGTCGACGCCGTCGAGAACGAGCAGATGCCGGTGCCAGTCCGGGAGGTCTGGGTGTACGGCGACGTGGCGCTCGGCCTCGATCCGATCGACCGGCTGGACGTGTACCTCGCCAAAGATGTCCTCTTTGGGGGCGATGCCGACCGCTCCGAGGAGTTCGTCGACTCCCACGGGATCGAGGGCGTCGGCAAGAGCGTCCGCGCCGAGTGGGCCGAAGAGCACCCCGAGCACCTCCGGGCCAACGCCAACGGCCACGCCGCCCCCGAGAAGTGCCTCGCGGCCCACCTGCTCGACGACGGCGAGCCGATCCATCTGGAGGTCTGTAACGCCAGTTTCGACGACAACGTCACCCGCCGTCTCGAAGGCGCCAAAGCACGGGAAGACTGGGAGAAGCTGCTCGATCCGCGGGCGGCCTGCCTCTGGGCCGAGGGGACCCGAAGCGACGAGGCGATGCGAAAGCTCCGCGAGAGCGAACTGCCGTTCCCGACGCTCTCGGAATCGCTGGAGATGCTCGGCTTGGACGAGGACGACGCCGAAGACGCCGCCCAGACCCTCCACGAGTGGCGCGCCGAGCAAGAGGGGGCGACGGTTCGCGGCGACGTAGTCTGA
- the msrB gene encoding peptide-methionine (R)-S-oxide reductase MsrB, producing the protein MSQESADDLPESDEEWRERLDDEEYRILREAGTEPKFSGDLLDVKDDGSFECAGCGQTLFDSDTKFNSNSGWPSFYDVADEDSVETRHDDSHGMSRTEVICSRCGGHLGHVFSDGPEPTGQRYCINSAALEFDPEESDS; encoded by the coding sequence ATGTCTCAGGAATCCGCCGACGACCTGCCCGAGAGCGACGAGGAGTGGCGCGAGCGCCTCGACGACGAGGAGTACCGCATCCTGCGCGAAGCCGGCACCGAGCCGAAATTCAGCGGCGATCTGCTCGATGTCAAAGACGACGGCTCCTTCGAGTGTGCCGGCTGTGGCCAGACGCTGTTCGACTCCGATACCAAATTCAACTCCAACAGCGGGTGGCCGAGTTTCTACGATGTCGCCGACGAGGACAGCGTCGAGACGCGCCACGACGACAGCCACGGGATGAGTCGGACGGAAGTGATCTGCTCGCGCTGTGGCGGTCACCTCGGTCACGTCTTTTCGGACGGTCCCGAGCCGACCGGCCAGCGCTACTGCATCAACTCCGCCGCGCTGGAGTTCGACCCCGAAGAGAGCGATAGCTAA
- a CDS encoding bis(5'-nucleosyl)-tetraphosphatase: MTVEATSAGAILFRDTRGRREYLLLKSRPGDWEFPKGGVEGDEELQQTAIREVTEEAGISDFRLLDGFRKDYDYVFEANGKTIHKTVHLFVAKSFEASAELSHEHRDLQWRDYEQAINTITQDGPREILEDAHVFLDEREEDEE; this comes from the coding sequence ATGACGGTTGAAGCGACGAGCGCGGGCGCGATCCTCTTTCGGGATACGCGCGGCCGCCGGGAGTACCTCCTCCTCAAGAGCCGCCCCGGGGACTGGGAGTTCCCCAAAGGCGGCGTGGAGGGTGACGAGGAACTCCAGCAGACGGCCATCCGAGAGGTCACCGAGGAGGCGGGAATCTCCGATTTCCGACTGCTCGACGGCTTCCGCAAGGACTACGACTACGTATTCGAGGCGAATGGTAAGACGATCCACAAGACGGTCCACCTGTTCGTGGCCAAATCGTTCGAGGCCAGCGCGGAGTTGTCCCACGAACACCGGGACCTCCAGTGGCGAGACTACGAGCAAGCGATCAACACGATCACGCAGGACGGCCCTCGCGAGATTCTCGAGGACGCACACGTGTTCTTAGACGAGCGCGAAGAAGACGAGGAGTGA
- a CDS encoding uS10/mL48 family ribosomal protein produces MTFVTKLRLQSGDRAVLDNEVEDIKSTAERKGAELRGPHSKTTQRMQVPLSKDTTGDGHLGSWDYTVYSREVEIVGHDELARRIAAREFPDPIHVEVEVEQITQVGSGA; encoded by the coding sequence ATGACCTTCGTCACGAAACTCCGACTCCAGAGCGGGGACCGGGCCGTGCTCGACAACGAAGTCGAGGACATCAAATCGACCGCCGAACGCAAGGGCGCCGAACTCCGCGGACCGCACTCCAAGACCACCCAGCGGATGCAGGTTCCCCTCTCGAAGGACACGACCGGCGACGGCCATCTGGGCTCGTGGGACTACACCGTCTACAGCCGCGAGGTCGAGATCGTGGGTCACGACGAGCTGGCGCGCCGAATCGCGGCCCGCGAGTTCCCCGACCCGATCCACGTCGAGGTCGAGGTCGAGCAGATCACCCAAGTCGGCTCGGGCGCGTAA
- a CDS encoding PQQ-dependent sugar dehydrogenase, whose product MRPRASRRRFLAIGVAAGAVGGAGCAAQQTGGPSDGDGADDGSQNTDAQLPNAVGVEPIVTGLEQPVDAAFAPDADRRYVVERDGVVYVHEADGLRETPFLDLRESIVTGGERGLLGLTLHPEFAQNRRLFVRYSAPVREGTPADYSHTGVLAEFRAAADGRSVEPGSERTILELPQPGPVHNAGDLAFGPEGLLYVPNGTSGGGEAAQNVSDNYLGCLLRIDVDAGGAGAYGVPEDNPLVGRAGREEYYAWGFRNPWRLSFDGDDLYVADVGHNRYEEVNLVEKGGNYGWNVKEGTHCFRAEECPDGTPEDVRGGEPFLDPIVEYPHSGAPVSGAAVIGGAVYRGSAVPELQGVYVFGDFQAQGRLFAATPSDADQWPTGVVEISEGDRLQYLLAFERYEGEVYALGTGRDGGGLFRIAASA is encoded by the coding sequence ATGCGACCACGAGCGAGCCGCAGACGGTTCCTTGCGATCGGCGTCGCCGCGGGAGCAGTGGGGGGCGCCGGCTGTGCAGCCCAGCAGACCGGCGGCCCGTCCGACGGCGACGGCGCTGACGACGGCAGCCAAAATACAGACGCGCAGTTGCCGAATGCGGTCGGCGTCGAACCGATCGTCACCGGGTTGGAACAGCCGGTCGACGCCGCGTTCGCGCCCGACGCCGATCGCCGGTACGTCGTCGAGCGCGACGGCGTCGTGTACGTCCACGAGGCCGACGGCCTGCGCGAGACGCCGTTTCTCGACCTGCGCGAGTCGATCGTGACCGGCGGCGAGCGCGGCCTGCTCGGGCTCACGCTCCACCCCGAGTTCGCCCAGAACCGGCGGCTGTTCGTCCGGTACAGCGCGCCGGTCCGCGAGGGGACGCCCGCCGACTACAGCCACACCGGCGTCCTCGCTGAGTTTCGGGCGGCTGCGGACGGACGGAGCGTCGAACCGGGCTCCGAACGCACGATCTTGGAGTTGCCACAGCCCGGCCCGGTGCACAACGCCGGCGATCTAGCGTTCGGACCGGAAGGACTGCTCTACGTCCCAAACGGCACCAGCGGCGGCGGCGAGGCCGCACAGAACGTCAGCGACAACTACCTCGGCTGCCTCCTGCGGATCGACGTGGACGCCGGCGGAGCGGGCGCGTACGGGGTTCCCGAGGACAACCCGCTGGTCGGGCGCGCGGGCCGCGAGGAGTACTACGCGTGGGGTTTTCGCAACCCGTGGCGGCTCTCCTTCGACGGCGACGACCTGTACGTCGCCGATGTCGGGCACAACCGCTACGAGGAGGTGAACCTCGTCGAGAAGGGCGGCAACTACGGCTGGAACGTCAAGGAAGGCACCCACTGCTTCCGGGCCGAGGAGTGTCCCGACGGGACGCCCGAGGACGTTCGGGGCGGCGAGCCCTTCCTCGATCCGATCGTCGAGTATCCCCACTCGGGGGCGCCCGTCAGCGGCGCCGCGGTGATCGGCGGCGCCGTCTACCGAGGCTCGGCGGTGCCGGAGCTACAGGGCGTCTACGTCTTCGGCGACTTTCAGGCACAGGGGCGGCTGTTCGCCGCGACGCCGTCGGACGCCGACCAGTGGCCGACCGGCGTCGTCGAGATCAGTGAGGGCGACCGACTCCAGTATCTCCTCGCGTTCGAGCGATACGAGGGCGAGGTGTACGCACTCGGCACCGGACGGGACGGTGGCGGCCTGTTCCGGATCGCCGCAAGTGCGTGA
- a CDS encoding amidohydrolase, which produces MSTLSERDRLVELRRDLHRRPEPAWCEFYTTARIVEEIERIGVDDLYVGPDAIDADSRSAVPDDAELERWHAQAEAALAEREGSDPSILDQLRGGTTGAVAVLERGEGPTIGLRVDIDALPREEADGADHHPAAEGFRSIHDAMHACGHDAHATIGLGVLERIADSDFSGTFKLFFQPAEEVIGGGKAMANSGHLDDVDYLLAMHIGLDHPTGEIVAGIDDFLAVSHLTAEFRGESAHAGANPERGRNANQALAAAVQNLYAIPRHADGGTRVNAGRIEGGSASNIIAERATIEGEVRGETSELRDYVIAEAERVIENAAGMYDCESELHVGPSAPSAESDQALVDAVAAVAPGVAGVEQVVERAPLGGSEDATYLMREVQENGGLAAYVGVGTDHPGGHHTATFDVDEESLQIGVDVLADAVERIAET; this is translated from the coding sequence ATGAGCACGCTTTCCGAGCGCGATCGGTTGGTCGAGTTGCGACGTGATCTCCACCGCAGGCCCGAGCCCGCGTGGTGCGAGTTCTACACGACCGCCCGCATCGTCGAAGAGATCGAACGGATCGGCGTCGACGACCTGTACGTCGGTCCCGACGCTATCGACGCCGACAGCCGAAGCGCCGTCCCCGACGACGCCGAACTGGAGCGGTGGCACGCCCAAGCCGAGGCCGCCCTCGCCGAGCGCGAGGGAAGCGACCCCTCGATCCTCGACCAGCTACGCGGCGGCACCACCGGCGCCGTCGCCGTTCTGGAGCGCGGCGAGGGGCCGACGATCGGTCTCCGGGTCGATATCGACGCCCTGCCCCGCGAGGAAGCCGACGGCGCCGACCACCACCCCGCCGCCGAGGGGTTCCGGTCGATCCACGACGCGATGCACGCCTGCGGTCACGACGCCCACGCGACGATCGGCCTCGGCGTCCTCGAACGGATCGCCGACAGCGACTTCTCGGGGACGTTCAAGCTGTTCTTCCAGCCCGCCGAGGAGGTGATCGGCGGCGGCAAGGCGATGGCAAACAGCGGCCACCTCGACGACGTGGACTATCTGCTGGCGATGCACATCGGTCTCGACCATCCCACCGGCGAGATCGTCGCCGGCATCGACGACTTTCTCGCGGTCTCGCACCTGACCGCCGAGTTCCGCGGCGAGTCGGCCCACGCCGGCGCCAACCCCGAACGGGGCCGGAACGCCAACCAAGCGCTCGCGGCGGCCGTCCAGAATCTCTACGCGATCCCGCGCCACGCCGACGGCGGGACCCGAGTGAACGCCGGCCGGATCGAGGGCGGCAGTGCCTCGAATATCATCGCAGAGCGCGCGACCATCGAGGGCGAGGTCCGCGGCGAGACCTCCGAACTGCGGGACTACGTGATCGCCGAAGCCGAGCGCGTGATCGAGAACGCCGCCGGAATGTACGACTGCGAGTCCGAACTCCACGTCGGGCCGAGCGCACCCAGCGCCGAGAGCGATCAGGCGCTCGTCGACGCCGTCGCCGCGGTCGCACCGGGCGTCGCCGGCGTCGAACAGGTCGTCGAGCGCGCGCCGCTGGGCGGCAGCGAGGACGCCACGTATCTCATGCGCGAAGTCCAAGAAAACGGCGGGCTGGCGGCCTACGTCGGCGTCGGAACGGACCATCCGGGCGGCCACCACACCGCGACGTTCGACGTCGACGAGGAGAGTTTGCAGATCGGCGTCGACGTGCTGGCCGACGCCGTCGAGCGGATCGCCGAGACCTAG
- a CDS encoding plastocyanin/azurin family copper-binding protein, translated as MQRSSSRRRVLTAAGSVGLVALAGCSGSTDDTDDPENNEAAPVNESDDDGTENATDAGNDTTGDETPTMPEPVDWTGEDRGTVEVGPSGEFVFEPDAVRITPGTTVRWLWQSDLHNVVPVEQPDAADWAGEEDLYDDGHSYEFTFETLGTYEYVCEPHEGAGMRGWIVVED; from the coding sequence ATGCAACGCAGTTCCTCCCGTCGGCGAGTGCTGACCGCGGCGGGATCGGTCGGTCTCGTCGCGCTCGCGGGCTGTTCCGGCAGCACCGACGACACCGACGATCCCGAGAACAACGAAGCCGCACCCGTCAACGAGTCCGACGACGACGGCACCGAGAACGCGACCGATGCCGGCAACGACACGACGGGCGACGAGACGCCGACGATGCCCGAGCCCGTCGACTGGACCGGCGAAGATCGCGGCACCGTCGAAGTCGGGCCGAGCGGCGAGTTCGTCTTCGAGCCCGACGCCGTCCGAATCACGCCGGGGACGACGGTGCGATGGCTCTGGCAGTCGGACCTCCACAACGTCGTCCCGGTCGAACAACCGGATGCCGCGGACTGGGCCGGCGAGGAGGACCTCTACGACGACGGCCACAGCTACGAGTTCACCTTCGAGACGCTAGGCACCTACGAGTACGTGTGCGAGCCACACGAGGGGGCGGGGATGCGGGGCTGGATCGTCGTCGAGGACTAG
- a CDS encoding geranylgeranyl reductase family protein: MTTQQYDFVVVGAGTSGCYAAATAARAGHDAVVIERKDAEEAGHIACGDALKGASAFPDAIPKSQIEPAFTNTDVDHGRFEIPQEDTVLEIPVPGELAVIDRWEYGRLVIEGAEDAGAEFHYDTVVKDVNQDDDGRVTGVDAVRKGDPVTYEAEIVVDAAGALSILQDKADLDGATFDQNVNYSQFCSAYREIVHVDEPVEWDDALVFKPTERAAGYLWYFPRTDTEINAGLGFQMTEEPMQLVDDLKEDLREREEFEGAEVEDKLGAALPTRRPYDSAVAPGFVAVGDAAGHVNPTTGGGIAGAAYAGQYAAETAIDALANGGPTEEALWEYNERVMDHFGARYAALDVYNILSTAVDTDEMMSLLAALPGEKIAESLYAGSTSLSPSVVLKTAIKSFGHWGDIYNLYQTKQRADAILDHYESYPSSPEGFPAWQSRRDDLMDRVYETTGADPKY, translated from the coding sequence ATGACTACCCAGCAGTACGATTTCGTCGTCGTCGGGGCCGGAACGTCCGGCTGCTACGCCGCGGCGACGGCCGCTCGGGCGGGCCACGACGCCGTCGTCATCGAGCGGAAGGACGCCGAGGAAGCCGGCCACATCGCCTGTGGCGACGCGCTCAAGGGTGCGTCGGCGTTCCCCGACGCCATCCCCAAATCGCAGATCGAACCCGCGTTCACGAACACCGATGTCGATCACGGCCGCTTCGAGATTCCCCAAGAGGACACCGTGCTGGAGATCCCGGTGCCGGGCGAACTCGCCGTCATCGACCGCTGGGAGTACGGACGGCTCGTCATCGAGGGCGCCGAGGACGCCGGCGCGGAGTTCCACTACGACACCGTCGTCAAGGATGTCAATCAGGACGACGACGGGCGCGTCACCGGCGTCGATGCGGTCCGCAAGGGCGATCCCGTCACCTACGAGGCCGAGATCGTCGTCGACGCCGCCGGCGCGCTGTCGATTCTGCAGGACAAGGCCGACCTCGACGGCGCCACGTTCGACCAGAACGTCAACTACTCGCAGTTCTGCTCGGCCTACCGCGAGATCGTCCACGTCGACGAACCCGTCGAGTGGGACGACGCCTTGGTGTTCAAGCCCACCGAGCGCGCTGCCGGGTACCTGTGGTACTTCCCGCGGACCGACACCGAGATCAACGCCGGGCTGGGCTTCCAGATGACCGAGGAGCCGATGCAGCTCGTCGACGACCTCAAGGAGGATTTGCGCGAGCGCGAGGAGTTCGAGGGCGCCGAAGTCGAGGACAAACTCGGCGCGGCACTGCCGACGCGGCGTCCCTACGACTCCGCGGTGGCGCCCGGTTTCGTCGCGGTCGGCGACGCCGCTGGCCACGTCAACCCCACCACCGGCGGCGGCATCGCCGGCGCGGCCTACGCCGGTCAGTACGCCGCCGAAACCGCGATCGACGCGCTCGCCAACGGCGGCCCCACCGAGGAAGCGCTCTGGGAGTACAACGAGCGCGTGATGGACCACTTCGGCGCCAGATACGCCGCGCTGGACGTGTACAACATCCTCTCGACGGCCGTCGACACCGACGAGATGATGAGCCTGCTGGCGGCCCTGCCCGGCGAGAAGATCGCCGAGTCGCTGTACGCCGGCTCGACCTCGCTCTCGCCGTCGGTGGTCCTCAAGACCGCGATCAAGAGCTTCGGCCACTGGGGCGACATCTACAACCTCTACCAGACGAAACAGCGCGCCGACGCCATCCTCGACCACTACGAGTCCTACCCCTCCAGCCCCGAGGGGTTCCCGGCGTGGCAGTCCCGCCGCGACGACCTGATGGACCGGGTCTACGAGACGACCGGCGCCGATCCGAAGTACTGA
- a CDS encoding acyl-CoA thioesterase: protein MSEFGFTTTVEPRYSDIDTYEHVNHAVHATYMEQARMRFFRDAVGQLRIDTVIVNLEVDYERPIQLTDEVEIGVGVVEIGETSLTLAYDIRAGGEPAASGRTTQVILDGGDPTPIPEDWLDALAEHRVDAEA, encoded by the coding sequence GTGAGCGAGTTCGGATTCACCACGACGGTCGAGCCCCGGTACAGCGACATCGACACCTACGAACACGTCAACCACGCCGTCCACGCGACGTACATGGAGCAGGCCCGGATGCGCTTTTTCCGGGACGCGGTGGGCCAACTCCGGATCGACACCGTGATCGTCAACCTCGAAGTCGACTACGAGCGCCCGATCCAACTGACCGACGAGGTCGAGATCGGCGTCGGCGTCGTCGAGATCGGCGAGACGAGCCTGACGCTGGCTTACGACATCCGCGCCGGCGGCGAGCCCGCGGCCTCGGGCCGAACGACGCAGGTGATCCTCGACGGCGGCGACCCGACCCCGATCCCCGAGGACTGGCTCGACGCCCTCGCGGAGCACCGTGTCGACGCCGAAGCGTAG